In a genomic window of Chroicocephalus ridibundus chromosome 18, bChrRid1.1, whole genome shotgun sequence:
- the BTG4 gene encoding protein BTG4, producing the protein MKDEIAATVFFITRLVKREDKLSKHKIEKFAAKLTTILFEKYKNHWYLDNPSRGQAFRCIRINKHHTRDPLLEQACVESNVDFNKLGLPKEMTLWVDPFEVCCRYGEKNRPFTIAHFEGEENPELPQQISYAVDRAALDYHSGTSSDEESFNKEPKAIPTVSNPNSVYQFSDYCKAPIQPWSQYLHRKTYMTDGSCYAQPRGYKVYRPTAAFTGLRVDRYHWINTKR; encoded by the exons ATGAAAGATGAAATTGCTGCCACAGTCTTCTTCATCACAAGGCTCGTGAAAAGGGAAGACAAGCTGAGCAAGCATAAAATTGAGAAATTTGCAGCTAAGCTGACAACAATATTGTTTGAGAAGTATAAGAATCACTGGTACTTGGACAATCCATCCAGAGGACAAGCCTTCAG GTGTATAAGGATAAACAAACATCACACAAGAGATCCACTGCTGGAGCAAGCTTGTGTGGAGAGTAATGTGGACTTTAATAAGCTGGGTTTGCCAAAAGAGATGACACTATGGGTTGACCCATTTGAGGTGTGTTGCAG ATATGGTGAGAAGAACCGGCCCTTCACAATTGCACACtttgaaggagaggaaaacccaGAGCTTCCTCAGCAGATCAGCTATGCTGTTGACAGAGCAGCACTAGACTATCATTCTGGCACCTCTTCAGATGAGGAGAGCTTCAACAAGGAGCCGAAAGCTATTCCCACCGTCAGCAACCCTAACAGTGTCTACCAG TTCAGTGACTACTGCAAGGCACCCATACAACCCTGGTCTCAGTATCTTCATAGGAAGACCTATATGACTGATGGCTCATGCTATGCCCAGCCCAGGGGTTACAAAGTCTACAGGCCGACAGCTGCTTTCACAGGACTGCGTGTTGATAGATACCACTGGATCAATACCAAGCGGTAG